CGCTGACCGTGCACGGCTGCACCGTCCTCGACGCCGACGTCGACTACACGATCAGCGAGGACCCGGTGGAGGCGATGAGCCTGCTCACCGCCGGGATCGTCACCGGCTCCGAGCTGACCGTCCGCCGCGCCCCGGTCGAGTTCCTGGAGATCGAGCTGGCCGTGCTGGCCGAGATGGGGCTGCGCTACACGCTCTCCCCGGAGTACCGCGCCGACAACGGGCACACCCGGCTGGCCGACGTCACCATCTCGCCGTCCCAGCTCAAGGCCCCGATCGACAAGATCCACCCGATGCCGTTCCCGGGCCTCAACATCGACCACCTGCCGTTCTTCGCGGTCATCGCCGCCTCGGCCACCGGCTCGACGCTCATCCACGACTGGGTCTACGACAACCGCGCCATCCACCTGTCGGACCTGACCCGCCTGGGCGCCGACGTCCGGCTCATGGACCCGCACCGGGTGCTCGTCACCGGCCCGACCCGCTGGCGCAGCGCCGAGGTGGTCTGCCCGCCGGCGCTGCGCCCGGCCGTGTGCATCCTGCTGGCGATGCTGGCCGCGCGCGGCACGTCGGTGCTGCGCAACGTCGACATCATCGCCCGCGGCTACGAGCACCTCTACGAGCGCCTGGTCGAGATGGGCGCCTCCATCGAGGTCTTCTCCGACTGACGCCCCCGTCGAGATCGCGTGATCTCGTCCGTCCCGGGCACTCCCGGCGGACGAGATCGCGCGATCCCGCCAGGGGTCAGCGCTCCTGGGCCGCCGGCAGCTCGACGCCGAAGCCGCGGACGGCCAGCCGCAGCAGCACCGGACCCGGACGGCGCAGGTCGTGGACCCGCGCGGCGCTGACCGCCTCGAGCTGGGCGACCCGCCGGGCGTACGCCTCCGGGCCGGCCAGCCGCGCCTCGTGCAGCACCATCGTGTTGGCCCAGACCTTGCGCCGGGACTCGCGCAGCAGCACCTTCGCCGCCGTCCGGTTGGCCCCGGCCAGGAGCCGGTCGACCGGCGTCCGCCGGCTCCCGGCCGCCTGCAGGGCGACGTCCTCCTCCGCCACCCGGCCGGCCAGGACGGCGTCGATGCGCTCGTGGTCACGGCGCCGGCGCTCGAGCACCGCCGCGTCGGCGAGGTCGGCCGGCCCGATCACCCGCACCAGCGACTGCGGCAGGTCGAAGTTGATGTGCGCGTTCATGCCGAGCAGCACGTGCCCCTCCGGCCGGGTGGCCGGGCCCGTGCCGAACGCCTCGCGCCAGGGCGCGGGCGGGGCGGCCGGGTCGCGGCGGTGCGCCTCCAGGGCGTCGAGGTAGAGCCCGGCGAAGTCGACGTCCCAGGCGGTCACCCACTCCGGGTCCTCGAACAGCCCGCCGTCGATCGCGGCGTCGACCGCCCGGGTGGTGCGCAGGTAGGTGCCGAGGAAGAAGCGCCCCGGGTCGCCGGCGGCCTCCAGCGCCGACAGCAGCTCCTCCATCCGGCCGACGAGCTCCTCCACCGGTGCGGTCACCCCGCCGATGGTGCCCGAGCCCGGGGGCACCCGCCCCCGGGCGTCCTCAGACCAGCGCGTCGAAGCCGTCGTCGGGCGGCAGCAGACCGGAGTCGACCGGCGGCCGGTGCGGCTGGTCCAGCCCGCGCATCCGCGCCGCGTGCAGCGCCAGCAGGAGGTTCAGCCGCAGCGTGGGGTCGGTGGTGAAGGGCCCGAGCAGCCGCTCGAGCTTGCCGATGCGGTAGCGCATCGTGTTGTAGTGGAAGTGCAGCCGGCGGGCCGACTCGGCCACGTTGAGGTTGGTCTCCAGCAGCACCCGCAGCGTCTCGCGCAGGTCGGCGGAGTCGGGGTCGGCGGCGTCGGCCAGCGACCCGAGCACCTCGTCGACGTAGGTGCGCAGCTCCGTGCTGTCGGGGATGAGCGACAGCAGCCGGAAGACGCCGAGCTGGTCGAAGTGGGTGACCGCGGCCGTCCCGTGGATCTCCTGGCCCACGCCGAGCGCCCGCTGCGCCTGCTGGTGGGCCTCCCCCAGCGCCGAGAGCGACAGCGCCGGGCGGCCGATGCCGGTGGCCAGCACGCGGCCCACCCGGCGCACCCGCGCGTTCACCCGCGAGGTGACCGCGGTGACCAGGGCGGTGATCTCCTCCGGCGACCGCTCGTCGAGCGGGAGCACCGTGACGATCTCGGTGGACAGCCCCGCCACCGCGGCGCCGGAGACCTCCGACTCCAGCGCCGCCCGCCAGCCGTCGGCCAGCCGGTCGAGGACGTCGAGCGCGCGGGTGGGGTCGGCCTGCGGATCGGCGGCGGTCTCGGTCGCGGTCACCAGGACGACGACCGGGCCGTCGAGCCGCCAGCCGAAGGAGCGGGTCTGGGCCAGGGCCCGCTCGGTGTGCCGCAGCGACCCGGCGACCAGCCGGCGCACCAGGTCGCCCTGGAAGCGCAGCTCGACCGAGTGCACGGCCTGCTGCCGGATGACCGACAGCGCCGAGACGACCGCGGCCCGCTCGAGGACACCGCCGGCGCCGACCACCATCTGCCCGGTCCGGTGGACGGCGACCAGCCAGCCGTGCCGCTGGTCCCCGGCCATGATCGGCGCGACGGCGTACTCCCCGATGCCGCCGGGCAGCTCGTGGTGGCCGGGGACGAGCAGGATGCCGTCGGCCGGCGAGAGGTCGGCGTCGGCGAGCACGTCGGCCGGGGTGACGACGGTCTGGTCGGCGCGCACGCCCGAGACCCGGCTCGAGGGCGCCATGAGGGCCAGCTCGTCCTCGGCCTCGGCGTCGAGCAGCCACAGCCAGTCGCTGATCTCGGCGACCTCGCCCGGCGGGCCAGCGGTGGTGACGATCTCGCGGTCGGGCCCCAGGCCCAGCACCGCGGCGCCCTCGAGGAAGGTGGCCAGCTGGTCGGTCACCTCGGCCAGCCCCCCGCCGGAGAGCGCGACGTCGATGAACTGGTCGTGCATGCGGGCCGAGAGCACGAGCGCCTCGCCCTGCTTGCGCACGACCGCGCCCAGCACCTCCGAGACCGCCTCGTCCAGCCGGACGGTCGCGGGCAGGGCGACGACGGGCAGCCCGCGCCGGTCGGCCTCGGCGAGCACCTCGGCCGGGACCGGCGGCGGCCCCTCGGTGCGGCGGTAGGCCAGCGCGGCGGTGCCGAGCTGGTCGAGCCGCTCGACCAGCGCCCGGCAGTCGGCGGGGTCGGCCGGGGGCAGCCGGGCACCCAGGACGACGAGGACGTCGGGGGCCGCGGCGGCCAGCGGTGCCGCCGGGTCGTCGACGACCATGTGGCGGACGACCCGCTCCACGCCGGCCCGTCCGGCGACCACCTCGGCACCGGCCAGCCGGGGCAGGTGCAGGGCCTCGTCGACCCGCAGACCGACCCGGTCGCGCCACCCGGACCGCTCGTCGCGGGCCGCGGCGGTCCGGGCCGCGCCGGTGCCGTGCCACCTGCGCTGGAACGGCAGTGGTGCGGCGGCGTACAGCCCTGAGGTCATCGAGACCTCACCCTGAGTCACGACTCGCCCTCCTCGTCGGCCATCGTCCTTGTCGAGTTGCAGGAACCTGGCAGGTGTGCCTGGACGGCCACCCTCATTCTTGGCCACATTCGCCATACGAGGACGTGCGACGCGCCGCTTAGCTTCGAGACCCGGTTCGTTCCGTCCGTCGGATGGTAGGCGGTCGCCGCACACGGCGCCCCGGCTGCCACGGCGGGAGGACCGGTCCGGGCGGGAGCCCCGAGTGGAGGGTCGCCCCGCCGAGCGACGGTGAAGGGCCTGCCATGCGCACCATCGACCACACGACCACCGACTCCGAGGCCACCGTCCGCGGGCGCGCCGCCCGCGCGGGCGTCCCCACGATCCCCCTGCCCCGCGCCTCGGCCCAGGAGACGGTGCGCACGGCGGCACCGGCGCGCGCGGCGTCGGCCGTCCCGGCCTCGGCCAGCACGGGCGTCGCCGACCTGCTCCGCGGACCCGTGCGCCCGGCGCGCGTGCTCATGAGCGC
This region of Geodermatophilus bullaregiensis genomic DNA includes:
- a CDS encoding DUF5995 family protein; its protein translation is MTAPVEELVGRMEELLSALEAAGDPGRFFLGTYLRTTRAVDAAIDGGLFEDPEWVTAWDVDFAGLYLDALEAHRRDPAAPPAPWREAFGTGPATRPEGHVLLGMNAHINFDLPQSLVRVIGPADLADAAVLERRRRDHERIDAVLAGRVAEEDVALQAAGSRRTPVDRLLAGANRTAAKVLLRESRRKVWANTMVLHEARLAGPEAYARRVAQLEAVSAARVHDLRRPGPVLLRLAVRGFGVELPAAQER
- a CDS encoding PucR family transcriptional regulator translates to MTSGLYAAAPLPFQRRWHGTGAARTAAARDERSGWRDRVGLRVDEALHLPRLAGAEVVAGRAGVERVVRHMVVDDPAAPLAAAAPDVLVVLGARLPPADPADCRALVERLDQLGTAALAYRRTEGPPPVPAEVLAEADRRGLPVVALPATVRLDEAVSEVLGAVVRKQGEALVLSARMHDQFIDVALSGGGLAEVTDQLATFLEGAAVLGLGPDREIVTTAGPPGEVAEISDWLWLLDAEAEDELALMAPSSRVSGVRADQTVVTPADVLADADLSPADGILLVPGHHELPGGIGEYAVAPIMAGDQRHGWLVAVHRTGQMVVGAGGVLERAAVVSALSVIRQQAVHSVELRFQGDLVRRLVAGSLRHTERALAQTRSFGWRLDGPVVVLVTATETAADPQADPTRALDVLDRLADGWRAALESEVSGAAVAGLSTEIVTVLPLDERSPEEITALVTAVTSRVNARVRRVGRVLATGIGRPALSLSALGEAHQQAQRALGVGQEIHGTAAVTHFDQLGVFRLLSLIPDSTELRTYVDEVLGSLADAADPDSADLRETLRVLLETNLNVAESARRLHFHYNTMRYRIGKLERLLGPFTTDPTLRLNLLLALHAARMRGLDQPHRPPVDSGLLPPDDGFDALV